The DNA segment AATAGTCCTTTATTTCTGTATAATTGATCTAAATTTTTGAGGGACAATCATGGCAAATCTCCTTACACTCCTCGTTATTGTTGCAGCCGGATATTGGGTGATGCTCATCATTTCTCGTAAAAAACGAGAGTTGAGCGAAAAAGAACTCTATCAAAAAGAACAATTTTTAAAAGACACACAATCAATCCTTAAAACTGAATCACCCTCATATAACAAGCCGTCTGCTCCAATACAGCCAAATACTTCCTCTCCTGACAGCCTATACTGCACAACAGTTGAGCAATCTTTCCAAAAACAAGGATTTACCATTACAGATAGTGTTAAAGCAGATGGAATTGATTTTATCGGATTAAAAGATAAAGAGTTACTCTTAATTCGGTGCGAAAATCGTCTCAAAGAGATCACAATATCCGATCTAAAAACATTTATTGCAGACTGTGCAGTCTATATTGATAAAAATCCTATATTTGAGGGAAGGTCGAGCATGCGTATCTATGCAACCAACTGCCCTATTACCGAAGAAGCGCAAGAGTTTATACGTAACAATCCGTCCACCTTGCGTCTATTTACAGAAGATTAAAAGAGTTTAACGGTCATGTCCATGGTCGTTTCCCCGTCCATTATCACTGCGGTCTTGGTTTTTGCCTTGGTTGTCATTTTTACCATGGTTGTTCTTATCTCTTTGATCATTACGTAAACCTCGATCATCACGGCGCTCCTCTTGTCTCATCTCCCGATATTCATTACGATCTTTAGTTCCACGGTAATACTGATCAATATTTATATATCTTTCGCCTTTTCTACGACGATCAATGACTTCGTCCGGACTGATATGATGGTAATCGGATAGGAAGCGAACATTTACCAAATCAACGATTTCGGCATCCCGTAAATGGTGTCTATTATTACGATAACCATACGCTTCACCGTACGGAGGGCCAAAGTGCTGATGGCTGTTAATAACATAAATTCTGTATGGATCCAGTCCAAGACGGAAGGTAATATCCCACCAGCTAAAACCTCGCAATCGCAAATCGCTGATATATCGGGCATCTCTATGGGATTCACGCGCCAAATAATAAACAACACTCATTTCATCCCGTGGTATTGAACGCTCTATTACGACAATTTCTTGTGGAGGAACACGATAATAGTCACCGATGGAGAGAGAAAAGCCATTGATCCCTCGATCAGAGCCGGAAACTCCGACATCAAAATTTGTAGCACTTAGCGATGTATACATACATCCGCTCATTAAGACTAAAAGTACCTTTTTTTTCATACTACCATCCCCCTCTATCTTTTTCTAATAGTATCGTACAAATTGTTAGCATACAGTAAACGGATTTTCTACAGAATAATGAGATAAAATAACGTTTACAATTAAGGAGCCATAATGATAAAAAAATGCCTTTTCCCAGCTGCCGGGTATGGTACTCGCTTTTTGCCTGCTACCAAAGCAATGCCCAAAGAGATGCTTCCCGTATTGACAAAACCATTAATCCAATACGGCGTCGAAGAGGCCGTTGAAGCGGGAATGAATACGATGGCAATCGTAACAGGGCGCGGTAAACGGGCATTGGAAGATCATTTTGACGTAAGCTATGAACTCGAGCACCAAATCCAAGGAACTTCAAAAGAGCATTATCTCGATGAGATCCGTACCCTAATCGACAAATGTACCTTTTCCTATACACGTCAAAATGAGATGAAGGGGTTAGGACATGCTATCCTCACCGGAGAAACATTAATCGGGAATGAGCCTTTTGCCGTTCTATTGGCGGATGACTTATGTGATGGTGACAATGAAGGTGTATTGACCCAGATGGTTGCACTCTATAATAAATATAAATGCTCTATCGTCGCAATCGAAGAAGTTGATCCAAGCCAAACTAACCGTTACGGAATTATCGAAGGTAAAGAGATAGAAGAGGGAGTCTATATGATCACTAATATGGTTGAAAAACCTGATCCGGAAGTCGCTCCAAGCAATCTCGCAATTATCGGACGCTATATCCTCACTCCAGATATTTTCCGTATCATTGAACGGACAAAACCCGGTAAAGGGGGAGAAATCCAGATTACTGACGCTCTAATGTCCCAAGCCATGAGCGGAATGGTTCTTGCCTATAAGTTTAAAGGGAAACGATTCGACTGCGGAAGTGTTGAAGGATTTGTAGAAGCAACCAACTACTTCTACGAGAAAAGTAACGAAAAATAAAAACTATAGAACCAAAGGTACTGAGCCTACTACTGAAGTAAACCTAGTGTTTGCGTAGCAAAACCGGATTTTGTTCTGTTTTGCGTATAAAATTAACTGTTATTTGCGAAATAGTGCATTACACCGTCGACCAATCCGTCCACCATCCAACGCTGATATTTATCATCCGCAATCCGAACGGCTTCATCCGGATTACTGATATATCCGACTTCAACCAATACAGCAGGCATCTGTGCTCCGACTAGAACCCAAAAAGGTGCTTCTCTTACACCGTTATCATGAACATTAGGGAATTGTTTGCGCAAACTTCCCAATATCCCTTTTTGCAAATCTATACCCAATTTATTGGAAGCAATAATTTTTTCTTTATTCAAGAAACTTAAAAAACTGAGTTTTCCGTAGGCACCCATTTCACCCATATCTTGAGAGTTTTCCGAAGCTGCAACACGCATAGCACGCTCGCTCCGCGTAGGTGAGAGGAAATACGTCTCAAGTCCTTGGGCTGCAGCGGGATCTGATGTTTTAGGGATAGAATTGGCGTGAATAGAGATGAATAAATCCGCCTCTTTATCATTCGCAAATTTAGTGCGATCTTTCAATTCAATAAACGTATCGTTACTACGGGTCATATGTACGGTGTAGCCTTGCGAGCGAAGTTTATCGGCCAGTTTGGTCCCGATTTGCAACACTATGTCTTTTTCCATGAAGCTATTGCCGGTCGCACCGCTGTCTTTTCCCCCGTGACCCGGATCGATCACGATTATTTTTTTACTTCGGTCACGCGGCGTGACCGTTACAAGCGGTGGGAGTGCAGCGATTAGAGGAGGTTCCTGTACTTCCGGCTTAGCTACCGGAAGAGTTGCAAGAGGAGAGGTGATTTTCGGAGGCTCAAGAGAAAGGTCAATGTAAAGTGTTGCCCCCTGTGGAGCTACTTTGATTGAGATAGCCTGATTATGTTCAATAACCAAACGGATCGTTTTGGAGTTAAATTGCGACATTTGTATTCGATTGATATTTTGATGTTCTAATGTCTGACTTCGTGAAAGCGTAGACGAATCGATATCGATGATATATCGGAATCGCTGTTTATCCGCCTCGATAATTTTTGACATTTTGATTTCAGAGGACTGTACAGGAGAATCAAAAAGCAATTCCAGCCCTTTGTCTTTCCATTTGGCATCAAGTAATCGGTGTCTCATCGTCATAGACACTTCAGGTTTATGAAGAATCGGTTCAATTTTGATCATTTTTTCCGGTTCAGGCGTAGCAAACTTATTGACGAACGATGTCGGTTTAATTACCGTCTCCGAAGGAGTTTTTTCACTCTCTTTTGTCGTTGCCGCTGCAGGAACTGAATCAATCGATTTTCCGTTTATCTTTGCAAGATCGGCTTGATATTTACTAACGTCAATTCCGAGTTTTCCTCCACTTTGAACAATCCCTTCTAGGGCTTCATGAGCTAATGTCGTGTTTTTGTCCAGCATAGCTCGGAGGTATAATGTTTTAAACTCATTATATCCTCGAAACTGCTCGATTTCATCATTGCTCTCTAAGGCCTTGGTCGCTGAATCCAAACGTTCGGATAGATTAACTCCCATCAGAGTTGTCATCATCAACAATAGAATCAAGAGGATACGGGACAGCACGCTGATGCTACTCCCCTTTTGTTAATTTTTCCATCAACTCTTTGACAGAAATAATTTTATCGATTCGGTAGCCGTTACTGCCTGAAAAGAAAAGGCCCAATTCGACATCTCCGTTATAGGCATCACTTAAACGGTCTGCAATACAAAAACCGACCTCTTTTGCTTCAACGCCGCGATTACAAGGGGCGACACAATTGGAGATACACTTAATCGACGGACCGGTACGGGTATCGATAAGATTTCGTAAGTTCGTTCGTACTCCGCGGGCAGGATATCCTACCGGAGATTTCATTAGCGTAATATCCTCTTCTTTTGCATCCATAAGAACTTGTTTAAAGTTTTCATGAGCATCACACTCATAAGTACCGATAAAACGGGTACCCATTTGTACTCCGCTCGCGCCCAATGCCATCATAGCATCGATATCGTTTTTGTCCCAAATTCCCCCTGCTGCTATAACAGGAATATTGCCCCACAAAGCAGCTTCTTCAACGACGGGACGAACGAGATTTTCGAGCTGATACTCTTCCATTGCACATTGCTCGTACGTAAATCCTTGATGTCCTCCGCTTAGCGGCCCTTCCAGAACAACCGCATCAGGAAGACGGTTATAACGTTTCTGCCAGCGTTTACAAATAATTGAAAGCGCTTTAGCCGAAGATACAATAGGTACAAGAGCGACATCGGGATAATCCGCCGTAAATTCAGGCATATTTGTCGGTAATCCGGCACCGGTAATAATAATATCTATTCCGGCTTCACATGCATCATGCACAACTCTGCCGTAATCATTGATGGCATACAATACGTTACAGGCTAACGGAGCATCACCACAGACTTTTCGCGCATTTTCAACGATTGCCATAAGTCCTTTTTTGGAGTAAAAATTCTCCGCATCCAAAGGTCGGTTTGCGATCAGTTTATCCGCGAACGCTTTATTCTCATAGTATCCGGTTCCGACAGAACTGATAACACCAAGACCGCCTTCTGATGAAACAGCCCCCGCTAATTTATCCCAGCTGATACCGACACCCATTCCGCCTTGAACGATAGGAATCCGAATGGTATGTTTGCCGATTTGAATTGGTTTGAAGCTCATTGGGTCACCTTTAATCGCGCAAATTTTCGTTTTCCAACCTGCAGAATGTATTCACCCGCTTCCAGTTGGTACTGTTCGTCGCTCAGTTTATTTTGATCGATTTTAACAGAGCCTTGCTTAATCTCCCGACGGGCTTGGGAAGTAGAAGGGCTGAGGGCACAATCCACTAAAGCTTTGGCAATCCACACAGCCCCTTCAATGGTAAATTCATCCATTTCAGTCGGAATTTCACTTTGAGCATGAACACGCTCGAATTCTGCCTGAGCATTCACTGCCGCATCGTGAGAATAAAATCGTTCCGTAATTTCCAATGCCAATGCTTCTTTTACCTTTTTAGGGTGCAGAGAACCGTTTTCGACTCCGATTTTAAGAGCTTCGATCTCATCCAGACTTAGAGCGCTTAAAAGTTCATAATAACGCCACATCAGCGTATCACTGATACTGAGGATTTTCCCGAACATCTCGTTCGGAGCATCTGCTACGGCGATATAATTCCCTAATGATTTGGACATTTTCTGTACGCCGTCCAACCCTTCCAAAATCGGCATCATAAGCACTGCCTGCTCTTTGCCGATTTCATACACACGCTGTAGATGGCGTCCCATCAAAAGGTTGAATTTTTGGTCGGTTCCGCCGATTTCGATATCGCTTTTGAGATGGACACTGTCATATCCTTGAAGGAGAGGATACAAAAATTCGCTGATGGAAATTGAAATCCCCGCTTTATGCCGTTTATCAAAATCGTCGCGTTCCAACATACGTGCTACGTTATACGTGGTAGTGAGTTCCAGCATACCTGCCGCACCCAAAGGGTTGATCCACTCCGAGTTAAAGACGACCGTTGTTTTTTCAGGGTCGAGAATTTTAAATACTTGGCTTTTATAGCTTTGCGCATTTTCTTCGATCTGTGCCGGAAGCAATTTTTTACGGGTCTCGCTTTTACCGGTCGGATCTCCGATCTGTGCCGTAAAATCGCCGATCAAAAATTGGATATGAGCTCCGAATTTTTGAAAAGCAGCCAACTTTTGAAGCAAGACCGTATGTCCCAGATGCAAATCGGGAGCGGTAGGGTCAAAACCGGCCTTAACCGTATACGTTTCACCTTTTTCAAAATAATTTTTAAGAAGTGTTTCAATACGTGCTTCATCGATAATTTCGGCAGTACCTCGTCTAATCTCTCGTAAGGCTGTTTGTATCATGATTTATCCTTGGCTTCGGTACGCATCATCCGTCCGAAAAAATTGTATGATTTTCCCTTTTCTCTCCAATTTGGAGCGCAAGCGGTTAATATCCGCTTCGAGGGTTTGAAATTCCATTTCGCAGTATTGCGTATGCTCCGATTTCTCTTTTCCGAGTTCAATACTGTTGATATCGGCACCCATTTTTGCCATATAGGTAAGCAAATCGGCCAAAGCTCCCTGAGCGCTTTGCATACTGATGATAAGATGGTAGCGGTAATAGTGCTGGGATTTCCAACGCACAAAGACCATCGGTTCTCTACGATCGATCATCACTGCGGCATTTTTACACATTTTATGGTGGATATGGGCTTTGCCATCTTGTAAAAAAGCAACGATTTCATCCCCCGTTTTCGGATGGCAGCAATAATCAAAAACCGCATCACTGACGCTGCTGTTTGAATACACTTCCAGCGAAGCGAATACATACGGTTTGACCTTAAACCGGTTTCGGGATAAGAAAGCACTAAAACGTTTATTCTCCCCTATCTCTTGACTAAACCGGTTCACGGTTTCTTTGAGTAAATCCAATTCTCTCGGAATACGGGGGCGTTGCTCTTCGAGGTGGGTTTGCGTGAATAATTCATCCGTTTTGACAGAGTCGATACTAAAAATCGTCGTCATAATATTGACACCCGTATCGGTATCGATGGCACGGATACGCTGGTTGCAGTTAGCGCGCATACTCGCTTTGGCTCGAGACGTTTTAACCGCATCAATCCAACTACATCGATTGATTTTTTTCGATGCCGTGGTGATTTTGACAATGTCTCCGTTGTGCAATTCACTCAATAAAGATGCTTTTTCTTTATTGATCAAACACCCCTCAGCACTGTCTCCGATCTCCGTATGAACCGCATAGGCAAAATCAAGAGCGACTGCACCGCGCGGAAGGGTAAACGGTTTTCCTTTCGGGGAGAAAACACTGATGTCTTCGCTGAAAAGATCATTTTTGATCAGTTCATAAAATGCTTCGACCGATTCGTTTTGATACTGAAGATTATGAAGCCAATCAAGACTGATCGGATTGTTTCCGCCGCTTTTGTATTTCCAGTGTGCCGCGACACCGAGTTCTGCCGTTTTATGCATTTCATAGGTACGGATCTGCACCTCGAAAATCGCCGTCGAATCAAATACCGACGTATGAAGCGTCTGATACCCGTTCTCTTTAGGAATTGCTATGTAATCTTTAAAACGTGAACTGAGCGGTTGAAAGTTGAGATGTACCATTCCGAAAACCCGATAACAGTCAATCGGTTTTTTAACCAAAATACGAACCGCCAACAGGTCCAGAATCTCATCGATACTGATCCCTTTGCGCTGCATTTTAAGATAAATGGAATAGTGATGTTTAACACGGCTGAGGATTTCAAAATCTTCCTGGCAAAATCCGTTTTCCAGCATCATTTTGGTCAGTTTTTCGCAGAAATTGCTTAAGCGGGCATTGATTGAGCGGTAATTCTCTTCCAAATACATATCAATAGCCCGTTTCTCTTCGGTAAACAGATATTGGAAACTCAGATCTTCCAATAAGTTTTTGAGAAAAGAGATCCCAAGGCGACTTGCAATT comes from the Sulfuricurvum sp. genome and includes:
- the galU gene encoding UTP--glucose-1-phosphate uridylyltransferase GalU encodes the protein MIKKCLFPAAGYGTRFLPATKAMPKEMLPVLTKPLIQYGVEEAVEAGMNTMAIVTGRGKRALEDHFDVSYELEHQIQGTSKEHYLDEIRTLIDKCTFSYTRQNEMKGLGHAILTGETLIGNEPFAVLLADDLCDGDNEGVLTQMVALYNKYKCSIVAIEEVDPSQTNRYGIIEGKEIEEGVYMITNMVEKPDPEVAPSNLAIIGRYILTPDIFRIIERTKPGKGGEIQITDALMSQAMSGMVLAYKFKGKRFDCGSVEGFVEATNYFYEKSNEK
- a CDS encoding N-acetylmuramoyl-L-alanine amidase, whose amino-acid sequence is MLSRILLILLLMMTTLMGVNLSERLDSATKALESNDEIEQFRGYNEFKTLYLRAMLDKNTTLAHEALEGIVQSGGKLGIDVSKYQADLAKINGKSIDSVPAAATTKESEKTPSETVIKPTSFVNKFATPEPEKMIKIEPILHKPEVSMTMRHRLLDAKWKDKGLELLFDSPVQSSEIKMSKIIEADKQRFRYIIDIDSSTLSRSQTLEHQNINRIQMSQFNSKTIRLVIEHNQAISIKVAPQGATLYIDLSLEPPKITSPLATLPVAKPEVQEPPLIAALPPLVTVTPRDRSKKIIVIDPGHGGKDSGATGNSFMEKDIVLQIGTKLADKLRSQGYTVHMTRSNDTFIELKDRTKFANDKEADLFISIHANSIPKTSDPAAAQGLETYFLSPTRSERAMRVAASENSQDMGEMGAYGKLSFLSFLNKEKIIASNKLGIDLQKGILGSLRKQFPNVHDNGVREAPFWVLVGAQMPAVLVEVGYISNPDEAVRIADDKYQRWMVDGLVDGVMHYFANNS
- a CDS encoding nitronate monooxygenase yields the protein MSFKPIQIGKHTIRIPIVQGGMGVGISWDKLAGAVSSEGGLGVISSVGTGYYENKAFADKLIANRPLDAENFYSKKGLMAIVENARKVCGDAPLACNVLYAINDYGRVVHDACEAGIDIIITGAGLPTNMPEFTADYPDVALVPIVSSAKALSIICKRWQKRYNRLPDAVVLEGPLSGGHQGFTYEQCAMEEYQLENLVRPVVEEAALWGNIPVIAAGGIWDKNDIDAMMALGASGVQMGTRFIGTYECDAHENFKQVLMDAKEEDITLMKSPVGYPARGVRTNLRNLIDTRTGPSIKCISNCVAPCNRGVEAKEVGFCIADRLSDAYNGDVELGLFFSGSNGYRIDKIISVKELMEKLTKGE
- the tyrS gene encoding tyrosine--tRNA ligase, with amino-acid sequence MIQTALREIRRGTAEIIDEARIETLLKNYFEKGETYTVKAGFDPTAPDLHLGHTVLLQKLAAFQKFGAHIQFLIGDFTAQIGDPTGKSETRKKLLPAQIEENAQSYKSQVFKILDPEKTTVVFNSEWINPLGAAGMLELTTTYNVARMLERDDFDKRHKAGISISISEFLYPLLQGYDSVHLKSDIEIGGTDQKFNLLMGRHLQRVYEIGKEQAVLMMPILEGLDGVQKMSKSLGNYIAVADAPNEMFGKILSISDTLMWRYYELLSALSLDEIEALKIGVENGSLHPKKVKEALALEITERFYSHDAAVNAQAEFERVHAQSEIPTEMDEFTIEGAVWIAKALVDCALSPSTSQARREIKQGSVKIDQNKLSDEQYQLEAGEYILQVGKRKFARLKVTQ
- a CDS encoding RelA/SpoT family protein is translated as MNTIDIEKVTGINDVESAIAYLYKHINPSSAIQNALAFSQQAHQNQFRKSGEPYIVHPVLVASIVANITGDEAMVIAALLHDVIEDTHITIEEVSRDYGVDVAHLVEGLTKIDTIRDAELIPSHSDEKLVVSALSFRKMLIASIEDVRVLVVKLCDRLHNMLTLGALAPAKQHRIAEETLVVYAPIASRLGISFLKNLLEDLSFQYLFTEEKRAIDMYLEENYRSINARLSNFCEKLTKMMLENGFCQEDFEILSRVKHHYSIYLKMQRKGISIDEILDLLAVRILVKKPIDCYRVFGMVHLNFQPLSSRFKDYIAIPKENGYQTLHTSVFDSTAIFEVQIRTYEMHKTAELGVAAHWKYKSGGNNPISLDWLHNLQYQNESVEAFYELIKNDLFSEDISVFSPKGKPFTLPRGAVALDFAYAVHTEIGDSAEGCLINKEKASLLSELHNGDIVKITTASKKINRCSWIDAVKTSRAKASMRANCNQRIRAIDTDTGVNIMTTIFSIDSVKTDELFTQTHLEEQRPRIPRELDLLKETVNRFSQEIGENKRFSAFLSRNRFKVKPYVFASLEVYSNSSVSDAVFDYCCHPKTGDEIVAFLQDGKAHIHHKMCKNAAVMIDRREPMVFVRWKSQHYYRYHLIISMQSAQGALADLLTYMAKMGADINSIELGKEKSEHTQYCEMEFQTLEADINRLRSKLERKGKIIQFFRTDDAYRSQG